CTAATTTTCAACTATTACAGATATAAAGTTTATAATAATTTGAAAAGTTATCATAAAAACAATaatgatatataaatatttttatcataaaaaaattgttattgTGTAATTATATTTAAACATATTAGTATCGTTATTTGTCTATACATGATATTCATAAAAGCTAGTATTacaaaattatgaaaatagggaatatattaaaagatgaTTTTTTCATAAAATCATGAAGCTAAACCAAGAAGCATGATGATTGATGCACTCATGCAAACCAACATTTTCTTTGTtgtatatatatgaaggagTTTATTGACAAAATCAAACAGTATAGTTGTAAAATCACGATATATAAGGCTGGCTAGCTAGAACACAAATATTATAATCTCTTTAAATCATTTAGTGATGATTTACACTTAAAAAAGAAGAATATAATAGTCAGTGACATGATTAGGACCTAGAAATACATAAAGAGTAACCTGTCAGCATAATAATACACTCATTAAATAGCATTGTCATCAAATATCAATGAGTCTTTAAACCTTCTTCTTACCGTTTCATATTTGTTGAACTAAAAAGTGAAAGCAGCAATAACAAGGGTACCTGAGGAGCGAATCATGTGTTTACAGCGCGATATCCAGAAGCCGGTCTCTCACCGCGTGCAAGTCTCTTGGTTTAGTACAACTGCTAACCATAACCTTTGCCACTAATGGAGGTTGATGCAGTTGTTCTTCTTGGTTCCCATGACTATAAGCTGAAGCAGATGCAGCTGCCTCATTATTCCCCTCGGTCAGGGAGAACCCGAAGAGCCTGCAGCTGTCTTTACACATCGACACAAAATTCTGGCTGTCCCTAAATAAGGGTTGAGTGAGGAGAGGGCGAGGAGTTGACAACGTTGGGCTATTGTGCGCTTCTGTGGCTCCATGGGATCTGTATCCATGCTGCACATTGTCTTTTGGGCCGGTTTCGTATGGTGCAAACTTATTTGTAATTCTCTGAGGAACACGAAACGAATCCTGATAGCTAGTCTCATGCTTATTCTTATAGCCATGAAGCAGTGATGTGATTTGAGAGCTTTGAGGGCTCGATTGCTGCAACAGTAGTACCGAAGAAGGTGATAGCCCTCGAACCATTGATGACGGAAGGCGGGGGCTAGCATTGTACTGGGGTGCGGTGGACCAGCAAGTACCATTCCTGGGCACCTGAATCCCATTATAAGCATTCTTTTCCTGTGGACCTCTCCCATATGACAGGATTGGCATGGTTTCTTGACCTTGCAAGACCTTACGGAATTGAAAGGATTCGCCTACAGTGGACGAATTCCGAGCATCTGCGTGATGTTTCCTGATGCTGTTTCCTCCGGCATTAAAGGTGCTGAGGCTAGGATATCCCCTAATGTCTGATAGGTGATTCCTGGAAGCTTCAGCTCCGGCGTATGGAGAGCCGAAAGGAAATACTTCTTGACCTTGCAAGACCTTTTGGAACCGTAGAGGCTCTCCAAAGTCCGAAACATCACTCCCATCTGTAAGAAGCATTTGCACATTACTATTAGTCTCAAAGCAGCATTCACAAATAGGGAGAAAAACAAAGATTCGAGGATTATTGCGTATGTACAAACCTCTGTGAACGGGAGCATCGGGTTTTGCTGTTGGGAAGCCTATCCTATTTCTTTTGGTGCCAGGCAACGCAAAGCTGTTAGGTCCAGACATAGGACCAGCTACGTCAATCTCCCAAGGAGAAACCCGATTAAGGCTATTGACTTCCATATCATCCCATCTAACCTGCACCAATCATTTGAATCTTCTGTTATACTAATACAGCAAAGAATATATACAGCATGGTACGTCCGATATGTGAACCAGCAACTAACCAGTAAGCACTTCCACTTTGAACCCGGCCATCTTGCAGGATCTACATCGCTGACGCCAACAATGAGGCCACTGCACCTGCCAAGTTAAAATTAGTCCGGCCTCTGATGCAGTTTAAGCAAGAAAAGCTTGAACTGGAAGAAACCAACCTTCTATCAGAAGAATCTTCTGTTTCAAAACGAATTTTGAAACGCATTCCACATGAAAAATTTTGTGTGAGACTCTTGCAAAACTTATGATGAGGCacaataatatctgatgaccgCACTCTGCATAACATGACTAGAGATTCAGTTGCATGAAGTCGAAAATTAAATTGATGAAGAAATATAtgatatgatcacaaaaatggcACACACTTGCAACCAAATAAAGATTAACAGCAATACATGATTCCACAAAAAATCCAGTAGCTGTAATCACGAAAAGGTAAACCTTTGGGATGTGCTTGCAGATCTCAATTGTCCGATTGCAGTTTAAGTTCAAAGAATAAACAATGGAAGAATAATGGCAGCTTAAACTGGTAACCAGAACAGACAAAAACTGATATACGACATTGAGCCTAAATATACTTTCATCGCGAGCTTAGGGAACAGAATGGAGAATCAAGCGAATTGAGAACTATATCTGCGATAGTCACCTGGTAACTAATATATACCTTGGATTATAACAAATGTCAAACGTAGTCCTAGTGGTTATGGCATTCATTACTGCAGCAATGCTGCTAGCATTGAACTGTTGGCTAGTGGCGGGGAGGACGGTAGCACCACTTTTGATTTGCGCAGCTCTACGAATTCCAAGTCTGAGTTCTCCATCACCACCTCTGCGACAATGTTCCGTTGTAAGAATCAACCAATTTAACTATAGCCAAGCAAGTGCATGATAATCCCAACCTTAGGAAAAGGACAGCATCCCCAGACACCAGCTTCTTCTTATTGACAAATGCACTCCAACCAGTAGTCAGTAAATGCCTTCGAGGCTGACCTGCGacacaaaaaaatattgagATTCTTTTTTCTAATAGCACTCGCATACATTGTGACAACCCAAGTTAGCATTATTGTTCACCTCTGTATATATGACGAAACTTCCACTCAATTCCATGTAAATCCTTAGCAACAAGCTCCTGTGAAGGCCTCTGTTGTTTGTAATCCTAGAAACAGAATACAGCATGTCAGCATTAGGACAAACCATCTTGTAACCCCAGATTAACATAAATCCTTTCGGGGGTT
This DNA window, taken from Salvia splendens isolate huo1 chromosome 18, SspV2, whole genome shotgun sequence, encodes the following:
- the LOC121775727 gene encoding auxin response factor 3-like isoform X2; its protein translation is MVMCGMIDLNTVDNEDEIASPCGSPSSSAASGNLELATPPPSVSMELWHACAGPLISLPKRGSAVVYFPQGHVEFLPDHPAVAYDLPPHVFCRVVDVKLHADAASDEVYSQVSLVPDQQIEQKWGEGIMESEVEDEDVEGVGKTTTPHMFCKTLTASDTSTHGGFSVPRRAAEDCFPPLDYKQQRPSQELVAKDLHGIEWKFRHIYRGQPRRHLLTTGWSAFVNKKKLVSGDAVLFLRGGDGELRLGIRRAAQIKSGATVLPATSQQFNASSIAAVMNAITTRTTFDICYNPRVRSSDIIVPHHKFCKSLTQNFSCGMRFKIRFETEDSSDRSGLIVGVSDVDPARWPGSKWKCLLVRWDDMEVNSLNRVSPWEIDVAGPMSGPNSFALPGTKRNRIGFPTAKPDAPVHRDGSDVSDFGEPLRFQKVLQGQEVFPFGSPYAGAEASRNHLSDIRGYPSLSTFNAGGNSIRKHHADARNSSTVGESFQFRKVLQGQETMPILSYGRGPQEKNAYNGIQVPRNGTCWSTAPQYNASPRLPSSMVRGLSPSSVLLLQQSSPQSSQITSLLHGYKNKHETSYQDSFRVPQRITNKFAPYETGPKDNVQHGYRSHGATEAHNSPTLSTPRPLLTQPLFRDSQNFVSMCKDSCRLFGFSLTEGNNEAAASASAYSHGNQEEQLHQPPLVAKVMVSSCTKPRDLHAVRDRLLDIAL
- the LOC121775727 gene encoding auxin response factor 3-like isoform X1 yields the protein MVMCGMIDLNTVDNEDEIASPCGSPSSSAASGNLELATPPPSVSMELWHACAGPLISLPKRGSAVVYFPQGHVEFLPDHPAVAYDLPPHVFCRVVDVKLHADAASDEVYSQVSLVPDQQIEQKWGEGIMESEVEDEDVEGVGKTTTPHMFCKTLTASDTSTHGGFSVPRRAAEDCFPPLDYKQQRPSQELVAKDLHGIEWKFRHIYRGQPRRHLLTTGWSAFVNKKKLVSGDAVLFLRGGDGELRLGIRRAAQIKSGATVLPATSQQFNASSIAAVMNAITTRTTFDICYNPRVRSSDIIVPHHKFCKSLTQNFSCGMRFKIRFETEDSSDRRCSGLIVGVSDVDPARWPGSKWKCLLVRWDDMEVNSLNRVSPWEIDVAGPMSGPNSFALPGTKRNRIGFPTAKPDAPVHRDGSDVSDFGEPLRFQKVLQGQEVFPFGSPYAGAEASRNHLSDIRGYPSLSTFNAGGNSIRKHHADARNSSTVGESFQFRKVLQGQETMPILSYGRGPQEKNAYNGIQVPRNGTCWSTAPQYNASPRLPSSMVRGLSPSSVLLLQQSSPQSSQITSLLHGYKNKHETSYQDSFRVPQRITNKFAPYETGPKDNVQHGYRSHGATEAHNSPTLSTPRPLLTQPLFRDSQNFVSMCKDSCRLFGFSLTEGNNEAAASASAYSHGNQEEQLHQPPLVAKVMVSSCTKPRDLHAVRDRLLDIAL